A genome region from Labilibaculum antarcticum includes the following:
- a CDS encoding lytic transglycosylase domain-containing protein — MKKNKYILPLIFLGTTFACSTTKQTNSEQISNPETVIEQVTLSAIDTVAVADNNAIVEVEKDSLAFLKVNEVDVRYDLDDDINKTFSDNLDSLVYSWYAKHTVKTRTYNQAPIQVQTERIPDSIYIKRLEQIPSLIDLSYNKIVRNYIELYSKRRRNQVEMMMGLSEYYFPIFEEILDREGLPQELKYLPIIESALNPKALSRAGASGLWQFMYPTGKMYKLDVNTFVDERRDPVKASYAAVKYLKDMYRVYGNWQLVIAAYNCGPGNVNKAIRRSGGKKNYWDIYYHLPRETRGYVPAFIAALYTFNYHEEHQLFPQPSNLPVACDTLLISEQLHFDQVANVINIPKEQLRELNPQYRVDIIPTNKDGYALKIPIEYTARFIDNQDSIFAYKKEYYFSMKDKVVNPHDRYQKFAHVTPKNKAKVYYKVRSGDAIGLIASWFHVRTSELRYWNNVRRNLIKVGQKLVIYVPKGKDSYYDSFNTMNYTQKQATVGKTVTPTQSSTKSTPTTASNGSYLYYTVKRGDNFWTIAKKFPGISNSDIMKINNIKDDGSLKVGQKLRIKPKS; from the coding sequence ATGAAAAAAAACAAATATATTTTACCCCTTATTTTTCTGGGGACAACATTCGCTTGCAGTACAACCAAGCAGACCAATTCAGAACAAATTTCAAATCCGGAAACGGTAATTGAACAAGTTACTCTTTCGGCAATTGACACAGTCGCAGTAGCAGATAATAATGCAATTGTGGAAGTTGAAAAAGACTCTTTGGCTTTTTTAAAAGTAAATGAAGTTGATGTTCGATACGATTTAGATGATGATATCAACAAAACATTCTCGGATAATCTGGATAGTTTAGTTTACTCTTGGTATGCAAAACACACCGTTAAAACAAGAACATACAATCAGGCCCCAATTCAGGTTCAAACAGAAAGAATTCCTGATTCGATTTACATTAAACGATTGGAACAAATCCCTTCTTTAATCGATTTATCGTATAATAAAATTGTTCGAAACTACATTGAACTATACTCAAAAAGAAGAAGAAATCAGGTAGAAATGATGATGGGTCTGTCGGAATACTACTTCCCTATTTTCGAAGAAATTCTTGATAGAGAAGGACTGCCTCAAGAATTAAAATACTTGCCAATTATCGAATCTGCATTAAATCCAAAAGCTCTGTCAAGAGCTGGAGCAAGTGGTTTATGGCAATTCATGTATCCTACAGGCAAAATGTATAAGTTAGACGTTAACACTTTCGTAGATGAACGAAGAGATCCTGTAAAAGCCAGTTATGCTGCCGTAAAATACTTGAAGGACATGTACCGGGTTTACGGGAATTGGCAACTGGTAATTGCCGCCTACAACTGTGGACCTGGGAATGTAAATAAAGCAATTAGACGAAGTGGTGGCAAGAAAAATTACTGGGACATTTACTATCACCTACCTAGAGAAACAAGAGGATATGTACCAGCATTTATAGCAGCTCTTTACACTTTTAATTATCACGAAGAGCATCAGCTATTTCCACAACCATCTAATTTGCCTGTTGCCTGCGACACACTGCTAATTAGTGAACAACTTCACTTTGATCAGGTTGCAAATGTAATTAACATTCCGAAAGAACAATTACGAGAATTAAATCCTCAATACAGAGTAGATATTATTCCTACAAATAAAGATGGCTATGCATTAAAAATTCCCATAGAGTATACGGCTAGATTTATTGACAATCAAGACTCTATTTTTGCGTACAAAAAGGAGTATTATTTTAGCATGAAAGACAAGGTGGTAAATCCGCATGATCGCTACCAAAAGTTTGCTCATGTTACACCTAAAAATAAAGCTAAGGTCTACTACAAAGTAAGATCGGGTGATGCTATTGGTCTTATTGCTTCATGGTTTCACGTGAGAACATCAGAACTTCGATACTGGAATAATGTAAGAAGAAACTTGATTAAGGTCGGTCAGAAACTAGTAATATATGTTCCTAAAGGAAAAGACTCCTACTATGATAGTTTCAACACAATGAATTACACCCAGAAACAAGCAACAGTAGGGAAAACAGTTACACCAACCCAGTCAAGTACGAAATCAACTCCGACAACTGCCAGTAATGGATCTTACTTGTACTACACGGTTAAAAGAGGTGACAATTTTTGGACTATTGCTAAAAAATTTCCTGGAATTTCGAACTCCGACATCATGAAAATCAATAATATTAAAGATGATGGAAGCTTGAAAGTAGGACAAAAATTAAGAATTAAACCCAAAAGCTAA
- a CDS encoding ParB/RepB/Spo0J family partition protein produces the protein MAKKSALGRGLGALINDIDEVQVRPEKDLSNEIEITKIESNPYQPRTKFDEESLNELAQSIKELGIVQPITVRKIHSNSYQLIAGERRLRAAKIAGLTRIPAYVRMAEDDKMLELALVENIQREDLDSIEVAISYQRLIDECKLTQESLSDRVGKKRSTISNYLRLLRLPAEIQKGIREKKLLMGHARALVNVDDPRTQLEIFQVTVENDFSVRKVEELVRNFNKKTEEKPAPEKAVSLPKEYESLKDHLADHFSAKVDLKRTKNGKGKIIIPFKSDDDLERILAVLDQMKS, from the coding sequence ATGGCAAAGAAAAGCGCATTAGGAAGAGGATTAGGAGCCCTAATTAATGATATAGATGAGGTTCAGGTGAGACCTGAAAAAGATTTGAGTAACGAAATCGAGATCACCAAAATTGAATCAAATCCCTATCAACCAAGAACGAAATTTGATGAGGAATCGTTAAATGAATTGGCCCAATCTATTAAAGAATTAGGAATTGTTCAGCCGATCACGGTTCGGAAAATTCATAGTAACTCCTACCAGCTAATCGCCGGGGAAAGACGTTTACGTGCAGCAAAAATTGCCGGACTAACCAGGATTCCTGCTTACGTTCGAATGGCTGAAGATGATAAAATGCTGGAACTTGCATTGGTTGAAAACATCCAACGCGAGGATCTTGATTCCATCGAGGTTGCCATTAGTTACCAAAGATTAATTGATGAGTGCAAGCTAACACAGGAAAGTTTGTCTGACCGTGTTGGTAAAAAACGCTCTACCATCTCCAACTATTTACGACTACTTAGACTACCTGCTGAAATCCAAAAAGGAATTCGCGAGAAGAAACTACTTATGGGCCATGCGAGGGCATTGGTCAATGTTGACGATCCAAGAACTCAACTTGAAATTTTTCAAGTAACCGTTGAAAATGATTTTTCAGTTCGAAAAGTGGAAGAATTGGTTCGTAATTTCAACAAAAAAACGGAAGAAAAACCGGCTCCCGAAAAAGCTGTATCGCTTCCTAAAGAGTACGAATCTTTAAAAGATCACTTAGCCGATCATTTTAGTGCAAAAGTTGATCTTAAACGCACCAAAAACGGCAAAGGAAAAATCATTATTCCGTTTAAATCTGATGATGATTTAGAACGTATCCTTGCGGTATTGGATCAAATGAAATCATAA
- a CDS encoding DUF5683 domain-containing protein, whose protein sequence is MNNLRLVIFLGLISLILLGGSKNALSQRIVADTVSVESNVKVRSAHKASMYSLMFPGLGQAYNKKYWKIPILYLGIALDVYAINWNTKNYKKYKSAYQDLSLYTDWKYRPEGSTLEEPTSKSYEDLFKTVDFETTSQSDDTYYETVFQNGKDSYKHDRDLTYIILVGVYVLNIVDAAVDAHFSNFNVNDDLTIRVEPAVSYSAFSGNSLGLRCQITF, encoded by the coding sequence TTGAATAATTTGCGCCTGGTTATTTTCCTTGGGCTGATCTCTCTTATTTTGCTTGGAGGAAGTAAAAATGCACTCTCTCAGCGAATAGTAGCTGATACAGTATCTGTTGAATCGAATGTTAAAGTTCGCTCTGCACATAAAGCAAGCATGTACTCTTTAATGTTTCCTGGTTTAGGTCAGGCTTACAACAAAAAGTATTGGAAGATTCCTATCTTATATTTAGGAATCGCTCTGGATGTTTACGCAATTAACTGGAATACGAAGAATTATAAAAAATATAAGTCTGCATATCAGGATCTCTCTTTGTACACTGATTGGAAATATCGACCAGAAGGATCTACACTTGAAGAACCAACTTCTAAGAGTTATGAGGACCTCTTTAAAACTGTAGATTTTGAGACCACAAGCCAATCTGATGATACTTATTACGAGACCGTTTTTCAAAATGGAAAAGACTCCTATAAGCACGATCGTGATCTTACCTATATCATTTTGGTCGGAGTTTACGTACTAAATATAGTTGACGCTGCTGTGGATGCACATTTTTCCAATTTTAATGTGAACGATGACCTGACTATTCGGGTAGAACCAGCAGTTAGCTATTCGGCCTTTTCAGGCAACTCTCTCGGCCTTAGATGCCAAATAACCTTTTAA
- a CDS encoding ParA family protein, translated as MAKIIALANQKGGVGKTTSAINLASSLAVLEYKVLIVDADPQANSTSGIGFDVRNIEKSIYECIVDGIEPKEAILHSEIEGFDILPSHIDLVGAEIEMLNLSNREQILKKVLEQLSPDYDFILIDCSPSLGLITVNALTAADSIIIPVQCEYFALEGLGKLLNTIKIIQNRLNPELEIEGFLLTMYDSRLRLSNQVVSEVKKHFQDMVFETIIQRNTKLGEAPSYGKPAILYDADSAGAINYLNMARELLKNNNLTKSGVKAKLTSD; from the coding sequence ATGGCTAAAATAATTGCTCTGGCAAACCAAAAAGGAGGGGTTGGGAAAACCACTTCAGCAATAAATCTTGCTTCAAGTCTTGCTGTTTTGGAGTATAAGGTTTTGATTGTTGATGCAGATCCTCAAGCAAATTCCACCTCAGGCATAGGCTTTGATGTTCGAAACATCGAAAAAAGCATTTACGAATGTATTGTTGATGGAATAGAACCCAAAGAAGCGATTCTACATAGTGAGATTGAAGGATTTGATATTCTTCCTTCCCATATAGACTTGGTAGGTGCTGAGATTGAGATGTTGAATCTTTCAAATCGTGAACAAATCTTAAAGAAAGTTCTTGAGCAATTGAGTCCTGATTATGATTTTATTCTAATTGATTGTTCGCCTTCACTCGGTTTAATTACTGTGAATGCATTAACGGCAGCCGATTCAATTATTATTCCTGTTCAGTGTGAATATTTTGCACTAGAAGGTTTAGGTAAACTTCTGAACACAATTAAAATCATTCAGAATCGTTTAAATCCTGAATTGGAAATTGAAGGATTTCTTTTAACAATGTACGATAGCCGTTTGCGATTATCAAATCAGGTTGTTAGTGAAGTTAAAAAGCACTTTCAGGATATGGTTTTCGAAACAATAATTCAACGCAATACGAAATTAGGTGAAGCTCCAAGTTATGGAAAACCTGCAATTCTTTACGATGCAGATTCAGCTGGAGCAATTAATTACTTAAACATGGCTCGTGAATTATTGAAAAATAATAACCTGACAAAATCAGGTGTCAAAGCAAAACTCACTAGCGATTAA
- a CDS encoding GldG family protein, whose amino-acid sequence MAKRKNLIYTSIVVAGILIILNFISSIFFFRADFTEDKRYTLDRSTKRILREVELPIIMTLYVSENLPPDVNRTVQDLKNLLTEYNNYSKRKIDFEFVNPNANEEFEQEAIEAGINPVPLEVREKDQIKVQRVFLGMSIQVGDKSEIIPLIKPGIVMEYTLSTLIKRLTIKDKPKIGYITGHGEPSLDKLGQAMTELSVLYDVEPIHLLAEPNLSDYKSLLLIGPMATISGSQLRRLDAYLAEGGNLFIAIERVNGMLNDGIGVTVNTGLEVWLQTKGLYVDDSFIVDKKCGTVTVQQQGYFSYPQQINFPFLPVVSKFADHTITDGIETVVFQFASPISFTGDSTLNYQPLAFTSDISGKLSAPISFNIGRVWRAQDFLHPNLTVAAAISGNMGGEKEARICIVGDGNFIVNGYGASKIAIQRDNINFLANAVDWLSDDTGLMSLRTKGVSSRPLSEITDGRVFFLKYLNFLLPLVSVIAYGLFRFERRRSKRTKRMKPGFIK is encoded by the coding sequence ATGGCTAAAAGAAAGAATTTAATATATACTAGTATAGTTGTCGCAGGGATTTTAATAATCTTGAATTTTATTTCTTCCATTTTTTTCTTCCGAGCAGATTTTACTGAAGATAAGAGATATACATTGGATCGTTCAACTAAACGTATTCTGCGTGAGGTTGAATTGCCAATTATTATGACTTTGTATGTGTCTGAGAATTTGCCTCCTGATGTTAATAGAACTGTTCAAGACCTAAAAAATCTTCTTACAGAATATAATAATTACAGTAAGAGAAAAATTGATTTTGAGTTTGTAAATCCAAATGCGAATGAAGAATTTGAGCAGGAAGCAATTGAAGCAGGAATCAATCCCGTTCCTCTCGAAGTGCGGGAAAAAGATCAAATTAAAGTGCAAAGAGTATTTCTGGGCATGTCTATCCAAGTAGGAGATAAATCTGAAATTATACCTTTAATTAAGCCTGGTATTGTGATGGAATATACACTATCAACTTTAATTAAGAGACTTACTATTAAAGATAAGCCTAAAATTGGTTACATAACAGGACACGGTGAACCTTCACTGGATAAGTTGGGGCAGGCCATGACAGAATTGTCTGTTTTATACGATGTAGAGCCAATTCATTTGCTAGCTGAACCTAATCTGTCTGATTATAAATCTTTGCTTCTTATTGGCCCTATGGCGACTATTTCTGGCTCACAATTAAGACGCTTGGATGCATACTTGGCTGAAGGAGGTAACTTGTTTATTGCCATTGAACGTGTGAATGGAATGTTGAATGATGGTATTGGAGTGACGGTGAATACTGGTTTAGAGGTTTGGCTTCAAACAAAAGGCTTGTATGTCGACGACTCCTTTATTGTGGATAAGAAATGTGGAACAGTAACTGTACAGCAACAAGGATATTTTTCCTATCCTCAGCAAATTAATTTCCCTTTTCTGCCCGTTGTGTCAAAATTTGCAGACCATACCATTACTGATGGAATTGAAACGGTTGTATTTCAATTTGCAAGTCCAATAAGTTTTACGGGTGATAGTACCTTAAATTATCAGCCACTTGCTTTCACGTCTGATATTTCGGGTAAATTATCAGCACCCATTAGTTTTAATATTGGCCGAGTTTGGCGGGCACAAGATTTTCTTCACCCAAATTTAACTGTCGCAGCTGCGATTAGTGGAAATATGGGAGGAGAGAAGGAAGCTCGTATTTGTATTGTGGGTGATGGGAATTTTATTGTAAATGGTTACGGGGCAAGTAAAATCGCTATCCAGAGGGATAATATTAATTTTTTAGCAAACGCGGTGGATTGGCTTAGCGATGATACTGGATTGATGTCCTTGAGAACAAAGGGCGTTTCGTCACGTCCTTTAAGCGAAATTACCGATGGCAGGGTATTTTTCTTGAAATACCTTAATTTTTTACTTCCATTAGTGTCGGTAATTGCCTACGGTTTATTTCGATTTGAACGCAGAAGAAGTAAACGAACTAAAAGAATGAAGCCTGGTTTTATTAAGTAG